A genome region from Leptospira langatensis includes the following:
- a CDS encoding LIC10012 family protein, which yields MSINFLSITLALLLLTSNDAIATTIAFLPGSWEGQAPQSIEGTGEKPFELARLGQFYATRIYSVQLKEQMLNSSDPEIKDFLVPQVSREKFKQTCYRLKSDYVVRDMIEIHEKIRIDRSVYDCNLSRMEEYSVVGRKDLFDTIERLTKDSFPLVPKKQRKETYNRETVRTNKTQIFVLDASYSYAPERKEFMSQLEAISWQPETKFRLVVFSENGSKVYPESSRSEFIKQWKDFKSEGKSDTENLTNALLRLRRVLASEDSPGRKKERSVTILTNAKFANVVSGYGSAIEGLRQSGTPVSILYSSYSGPESRREHKEAAKRGAEFKEITYFQRITTSRDSKTLVFREGKLYTTPQTPDSKVNLETSDLEKVEFAGKYSVGEFLNPWSLASIYEEVRKEKVITSEPVRSNFSSQLAKIVSNSSNAEYFGNFPKALVKSGAKAFWIRIPQSNGFGEGKKGLWAATFLSSSFSSEGVEVIPESLESYPFSPAKTLECDPSIARNYFRNTEKFKFDCLIRGEILEVSQP from the coding sequence TTGTCAATAAATTTCCTTTCTATCACACTGGCTCTGCTACTTCTAACGAGTAACGACGCAATAGCGACGACGATCGCTTTTCTTCCTGGAAGTTGGGAGGGTCAGGCACCTCAATCCATCGAGGGAACAGGTGAAAAACCTTTTGAACTCGCAAGACTTGGTCAGTTTTACGCGACCAGGATCTATTCTGTTCAATTAAAAGAGCAGATGTTAAATTCATCCGACCCGGAAATAAAAGATTTTCTAGTTCCTCAAGTATCGAGAGAGAAATTCAAACAAACATGTTACCGACTCAAATCGGATTATGTAGTAAGAGACATGATCGAGATCCATGAAAAGATCCGGATCGATCGATCTGTCTACGATTGCAATTTATCAAGAATGGAAGAATACTCCGTCGTTGGTCGAAAAGATCTCTTCGACACGATAGAAAGGTTGACCAAGGATTCCTTTCCTTTGGTTCCCAAAAAGCAAAGAAAAGAAACTTATAACAGGGAAACGGTTCGTACGAATAAGACCCAGATCTTTGTTTTGGATGCCTCATATTCCTACGCTCCTGAAAGGAAAGAATTTATGTCTCAATTGGAGGCGATTTCTTGGCAGCCTGAAACAAAATTTAGGCTCGTTGTTTTCAGCGAGAATGGATCTAAAGTCTATCCGGAGTCGAGCCGTTCGGAATTCATCAAACAATGGAAGGATTTTAAATCCGAAGGAAAATCGGATACTGAGAATCTCACCAACGCCTTACTCCGGCTCAGAAGAGTTCTAGCTTCGGAGGATTCTCCCGGAAGAAAAAAAGAAAGAAGCGTTACTATTCTTACAAACGCGAAATTTGCGAACGTAGTCAGTGGATACGGTTCTGCCATCGAAGGATTGAGACAGTCGGGTACTCCCGTTTCCATTTTGTATTCTTCTTATTCCGGCCCAGAATCCAGAAGGGAACATAAAGAAGCAGCAAAGAGAGGAGCGGAGTTCAAAGAAATCACTTATTTTCAGAGAATCACCACGTCCCGGGACTCCAAAACATTAGTATTTCGAGAAGGAAAACTCTACACGACTCCTCAGACCCCAGATTCTAAAGTAAATTTGGAAACATCAGATTTAGAGAAGGTCGAATTTGCCGGAAAATATTCGGTAGGAGAATTTCTAAATCCCTGGAGCCTAGCTTCGATCTATGAAGAAGTCCGCAAGGAGAAGGTGATCACATCTGAACCCGTTCGAAGTAATTTCTCTTCGCAACTGGCAAAGATCGTAAGTAATTCATCGAATGCGGAATATTTCGGGAATTTCCCGAAAGCTCTCGTAAAATCGGGTGCGAAGGCCTTTTGGATCAGGATCCCTCAATCCAACGGTTTCGGAGAAGGTAAAAAAGGTCTTTGGGCCGCTACGTTTCTTTCATCCTCTTTTTCATCGGAGGGGGTCGAAGTAATACCGGAATCATTGGAATCCTATCCTTTCTCGCCGGCAAAGACATTAGAATGCGATCCGTCTATCGCCCGAAACTATTTTCGGAATACGGAGAAATTCAAATTCGATTGCCTGATCCGAGGAGAGATATTGGAAGTTTCTCAGCCGTAG
- a CDS encoding lipoprotein LipL21, whose amino-acid sequence MIKKVIAISLSAALLTYCGANTAQKDATSVGDGGWSFEGWGGPPEQRNDGKTPKDTNPKDYYYMKFSSRASAKAVAKKSPAMMQSTCREASRLQGASDVVKKMVGETVESASGVSDGEATASVIVSQSAGVVKGVGVYECKATGAGSDPKDVSKDNWEECQCVIYAKFPGGRDALVAKAQEVGK is encoded by the coding sequence ATGATCAAGAAAGTTATCGCTATTTCGCTTTCCGCTGCATTACTAACCTATTGCGGAGCAAATACTGCCCAAAAAGACGCTACTTCCGTAGGTGACGGAGGATGGTCTTTCGAAGGTTGGGGTGGACCACCTGAGCAAAGAAACGACGGTAAAACTCCTAAGGACACGAATCCAAAAGATTATTACTACATGAAGTTCTCTTCTCGCGCATCTGCTAAGGCAGTCGCTAAAAAAAGCCCTGCAATGATGCAGTCTACTTGCCGCGAAGCTTCTCGTCTACAAGGCGCTTCCGACGTAGTTAAGAAAATGGTTGGTGAGACTGTTGAATCCGCTTCCGGAGTATCCGACGGCGAGGCAACTGCTTCTGTAATCGTTTCTCAATCTGCAGGTGTTGTTAAAGGTGTGGGAGTTTACGAGTGTAAAGCTACCGGCGCTGGTTCCGATCCTAAAGATGTTTCTAAAGACAACTGGGAAGAATGCCAATGCGTAATTTACGCTAAGTTCCCTGGTGGACGCGACGCTCTAGTTGCAAAAGCACAAGAGGTCGGAAAATAA
- the lenA gene encoding lipoprotein LenA: MGIGNKILTASVFAALLVLIACKKEEAPVPQIVGTKYSGFDQSIYKKPGTTNKAEFVTTVYGMEEVTGLEIVNHEGLDAKGNKTVTEYLKLKTVDNKEGYAPSKNFFEAVLFAVGDGDQAFVKNSLTSPTKGKLERGMYCFEIETNGDFAKVNCYGSILKSGKLNNLLGVWIQPNSPTLSRDPLLGDSLRNLKAASGTLIELAKVTDDTAKQDKLKAEAIKTLKTVAEKGDQFQDDANTLATEFGLSLTE, encoded by the coding sequence ATGGGAATTGGCAATAAAATTCTGACCGCATCTGTATTTGCGGCATTACTCGTACTAATCGCATGCAAAAAAGAGGAGGCTCCGGTTCCACAGATCGTAGGAACTAAGTACTCCGGATTCGATCAATCGATCTACAAAAAACCTGGTACAACAAACAAGGCCGAATTCGTTACGACAGTTTACGGAATGGAAGAAGTGACCGGACTCGAGATAGTAAATCATGAAGGTCTGGATGCGAAGGGAAACAAAACGGTTACCGAGTATCTAAAACTGAAGACAGTGGACAATAAAGAAGGTTACGCTCCTTCTAAAAACTTTTTCGAGGCAGTGCTATTTGCAGTTGGCGACGGAGACCAAGCATTCGTTAAGAATTCTTTAACTTCTCCCACCAAGGGAAAACTAGAAAGAGGAATGTACTGTTTCGAGATCGAAACCAACGGCGATTTTGCGAAGGTCAATTGTTACGGATCTATTTTGAAGAGCGGAAAGCTAAATAATCTTTTAGGAGTTTGGATCCAACCGAATTCCCCTACTCTATCCAGAGATCCTTTACTCGGAGATAGCCTACGCAATCTAAAGGCTGCCAGTGGAACTCTAATCGAACTTGCAAAAGTTACGGATGATACAGCTAAGCAAGATAAACTGAAAGCAGAAGCTATTAAGACTCTCAAGACCGTAGCTGAGAAGGGTGACCAATTCCAAGACGATGCAAATACTCTTGCGACTGAGTTCGGTCTATCTCTAACCGAATAG
- the dusB gene encoding tRNA dihydrouridine synthase DusB → MIQIGSVEIPGWLAMSPMAGISDSPTRTMARRYGSAFSYTEFVSTDSLAVGSKKALSLLRFREEERPITFQIFGNRLEVIVEAAKRIRELNPDIIDLNMGCPARNVSMRGSGVGLLRKPVYAGKIIEEMRKALDIPVTAKIRLGWDDSSRNYMEVSRILEESGAMAISVHGRTREMGYSGKADWDAISDIKAARKIPIFGNGDVSSYEDAVRRKNESGVDGVLVGRNSIGNPWIFSNKTREEQSFSEILSTTFDHLQLMRETFGDKLGVTLLRKHLVRYLQGREEIQPIRVELLRMEDPDLLIKTLEELNREPVLSV, encoded by the coding sequence ATGATTCAGATCGGATCAGTCGAGATTCCCGGTTGGTTGGCCATGTCGCCCATGGCCGGGATCAGCGACAGTCCGACTCGGACCATGGCCAGAAGATACGGTTCCGCCTTTTCATACACTGAATTCGTATCCACTGATAGTCTTGCAGTAGGTTCGAAAAAAGCATTATCTCTATTAAGATTTCGTGAAGAAGAAAGACCCATCACTTTTCAGATCTTCGGGAATCGCCTTGAAGTCATCGTCGAAGCTGCCAAACGAATTCGAGAATTAAATCCCGATATTATCGATCTGAATATGGGTTGCCCAGCCCGAAACGTATCCATGCGAGGTTCCGGAGTAGGACTCTTACGGAAGCCTGTATATGCAGGAAAAATAATAGAAGAGATGCGCAAGGCTCTCGATATCCCGGTCACCGCAAAGATCCGTTTGGGTTGGGATGATTCTTCTCGAAATTATATGGAAGTCTCCCGTATCTTGGAAGAATCCGGTGCTATGGCGATTTCTGTCCACGGACGGACCAGAGAAATGGGATATTCCGGAAAAGCGGACTGGGATGCGATCTCCGATATAAAAGCGGCAAGAAAGATCCCGATCTTCGGAAATGGGGACGTTTCTTCCTATGAAGATGCAGTTCGAAGAAAGAATGAATCCGGAGTAGATGGAGTCTTGGTGGGAAGGAATTCGATCGGAAATCCTTGGATCTTTTCCAATAAGACAAGAGAAGAGCAATCATTTTCGGAAATCCTATCAACTACTTTCGATCATTTGCAATTGATGAGAGAGACTTTCGGAGATAAACTAGGAGTCACCCTTCTTAGAAAGCATTTAGTGAGATACTTGCAAGGCAGAGAAGAGATCCAACCGATCCGAGTAGAACTTCTTAGAATGGAAGATCCTGATCTTCTTATCAAAACATTAGAAGAATTGAATCGAGAACCGGTGTTGAGTGTTTAG
- the gyrA gene encoding DNA gyrase subunit A — translation MSQEMENETKTLGFSPASRPDIGEALKNGVRVIPVEIEDQMKEAYLGYAMSVIVGRALPDVRDGLKPVHRRILHAMNERAWRSDRPYVKCAKIVGEVIGNYHPHGDSAVYDALVRMVQDFSLRVPLIDGQGNFGSVDGDNPAAYRYTEARLEKIAEELLRDIEKETVNFSPNFDDTKEQPDVLPANFPNLLVNGSSGIAVGMATNIPPHNLAECIEAVVAVIKNPDITIPEILKIIPGPDFPTGGIIIGGEGLLSAYHTGRGSIRIRSKVEIEETKKGREVIVITEIPYQVNKRTLLEKIGELVNEKQIEGVSEILDLSNRKGIRVEIHIKKDANAQVILNQLLKLTQLQVSYGITMLAILDNKPKIFNIKEILVSYSIHRKEVIVRRTQFDLDKAEKRAHILEGLKIALENIEEVIKVIRASKNAAEAKEQLMARFVLSDVQADAILEMRLQRLTSLEVQKVIDELAEVRLMILDYKDILAKPERVADIVCTELSEVSDKFGNKRKTEISLESVESSSFNAEDLIADEEMVIQITYDQFVKRLPLDTFKRQRRGGKGIQGLSQKRDDVVKIMKSAMTHDNVMFFSNIGKVYMMKAYELPQASKEARGKSLKAIIGLSEGENVSAVFTFRAEDKQKDLLLVTKKGFIKRVELSEFSNVKKSGIIAIGLREGDELIAVVSVEKGDDFMIFSANGQALRIEMDLIRAQGRTAQGVTGMRLSADDSIVGLSKVVEGDDIFVISENGYGKRLGFEEFGTKGRGGKGMTFLKVGEKNGAAVGVGSVGGEDEIILVTQQGMVIRTEASQISKMGRTAVGVRVVDIKDNDKVQDFTVIRESKEK, via the coding sequence ATGAGCCAAGAGATGGAGAACGAGACAAAGACCCTAGGGTTCAGCCCTGCTTCTCGCCCGGATATAGGCGAGGCGCTCAAGAACGGTGTCCGAGTCATTCCGGTCGAAATAGAGGATCAAATGAAAGAGGCCTATCTCGGTTACGCCATGAGCGTGATCGTAGGACGGGCCCTTCCGGACGTAAGAGATGGTTTAAAACCTGTTCATAGACGTATCCTTCATGCAATGAATGAAAGAGCATGGAGAAGCGATCGTCCTTATGTAAAATGCGCAAAGATCGTGGGAGAGGTGATCGGTAACTATCATCCTCACGGTGATAGTGCTGTATACGACGCATTAGTTCGTATGGTCCAGGATTTCTCTCTGCGGGTTCCTTTGATCGATGGACAGGGGAATTTCGGATCTGTCGACGGCGATAACCCTGCTGCTTACCGATACACCGAGGCTCGTCTCGAAAAGATTGCGGAGGAGCTGCTACGGGATATCGAAAAGGAAACCGTAAACTTCTCTCCGAACTTCGATGATACCAAAGAGCAACCGGATGTACTTCCTGCAAATTTCCCGAACCTATTAGTAAACGGTTCTTCCGGGATTGCAGTGGGAATGGCTACGAACATTCCTCCTCACAACTTGGCGGAATGTATTGAAGCAGTGGTTGCAGTGATCAAGAACCCGGATATTACGATCCCCGAAATATTAAAGATCATTCCTGGTCCGGATTTTCCTACAGGTGGCATCATCATAGGCGGGGAAGGTTTGCTCTCCGCGTATCATACAGGTCGCGGTTCTATTCGTATCCGCTCTAAAGTAGAGATCGAGGAAACAAAGAAGGGAAGAGAAGTCATTGTCATCACTGAGATCCCTTACCAGGTTAATAAGCGAACTCTTCTGGAAAAGATCGGCGAACTGGTTAACGAGAAACAAATCGAAGGCGTTTCCGAGATATTGGATCTTTCGAACAGAAAAGGGATCCGAGTAGAGATCCATATTAAAAAAGATGCAAATGCTCAGGTAATCCTGAACCAACTTTTGAAACTGACCCAATTGCAGGTCAGCTACGGGATCACCATGCTCGCGATCCTGGATAATAAACCGAAGATCTTCAATATCAAAGAGATCCTGGTTTCTTATTCCATTCATAGAAAAGAAGTCATTGTTCGTAGAACTCAATTCGATCTAGATAAGGCAGAAAAACGTGCTCATATTTTAGAAGGATTGAAGATCGCTTTAGAGAATATCGAAGAAGTGATCAAGGTCATCCGTGCTTCTAAAAATGCAGCGGAAGCAAAAGAGCAATTGATGGCTCGCTTCGTTCTCTCCGATGTTCAGGCTGATGCGATCCTCGAAATGAGATTGCAGAGACTTACTTCCTTAGAAGTACAAAAAGTCATCGATGAGTTAGCAGAAGTCAGACTCATGATCTTGGATTACAAGGATATCTTAGCTAAACCGGAGAGAGTTGCCGACATCGTTTGCACGGAACTTTCTGAAGTTTCCGATAAGTTTGGAAATAAGAGAAAGACTGAGATCAGCTTAGAAAGCGTCGAGTCTTCTTCTTTCAATGCGGAAGATCTGATCGCTGACGAAGAGATGGTTATTCAGATAACCTACGATCAATTCGTGAAACGTTTGCCTCTGGATACTTTCAAGAGACAGAGAAGAGGCGGTAAAGGGATCCAAGGACTTTCTCAGAAGAGAGACGATGTCGTTAAGATCATGAAGTCTGCTATGACTCATGATAACGTGATGTTCTTCTCCAATATCGGAAAAGTCTATATGATGAAAGCTTATGAACTTCCACAAGCTTCCAAAGAGGCTCGCGGAAAATCCTTAAAAGCAATTATCGGTCTGAGCGAAGGAGAAAATGTTTCCGCTGTCTTCACTTTCAGAGCAGAAGACAAACAAAAGGATCTTCTTCTCGTGACCAAGAAAGGATTTATCAAGCGAGTTGAATTATCAGAATTTTCGAATGTAAAGAAATCAGGGATCATCGCCATAGGATTGAGAGAAGGCGACGAGCTTATTGCAGTCGTTTCCGTAGAGAAAGGAGACGATTTCATGATCTTCTCCGCAAACGGGCAAGCGCTCCGAATCGAAATGGATCTGATCCGTGCGCAAGGACGAACTGCCCAGGGTGTGACGGGAATGCGCTTATCTGCAGACGATTCGATTGTCGGGCTCTCTAAAGTGGTCGAAGGAGATGATATCTTTGTTATCTCTGAGAACGGTTACGGCAAGCGCTTGGGCTTCGAGGAGTTCGGGACCAAAGGACGTGGCGGGAAAGGGATGACCTTCTTAAAAGTAGGAGAAAAGAACGGGGCCGCCGTAGGTGTGGGCTCCGTAGGTGGAGAGGATGAGATTATACTTGTAACTCAGCAAGGAATGGTGATCCGAACCGAGGCCAGCCAAATCTCCAAGATGGGAAGAACCGCAGTCGGAGTACGAGTTGTGGATATCAAAGACAACGATAAGGTCCAAGACTTTACGGTGATCCGAGAAAGTAAGGAAAAATGA
- the gyrB gene encoding DNA topoisomerase (ATP-hydrolyzing) subunit B, translating into MSQPDSSYSAGQIKILEGLEAVRKRPGMYIGTQDETGLHKMVYEVVDNSVDEAMAGHCTDIIISILPDNVIEVKDNGRGIPTAIHPEKNISTIEVVMTILHAGGKFENDAYKVSGGLHGVGVSVVNALSEWLEVEVYQSGKIHQQKYSRGIPQGPVQVIGDSSDRGTVVRFKPDATIFTTTEFQYDVLTSRFRELAFLNKGLKLIVQDKRKSESEKHEFLFDGGIVSFVEYLNENKHPLHKTIHFERNKDDVIAEIAIQYSDTYSENIFCFTNNINNNLGGTHLEGFRAALTRTLNDFLKKDQQLSKKQAALSGEDLKEGITAVISVKIPQPQFNSQTKEKLVNAEIKGIMQTLTGEGLSLFFEENPTVTKKILEKCILAAKAREAARKARDLTRRKTVLEGGGLPGKLADCSEKDPAASELYIVEGDSAGGSAKQGRDRNYQAILPLKGKILNVEKSRLDKILGNEEIRTLVSALGTGIGEDEFNVDKIRYHKIFIMTDADIDGSHIRTLLLTFFFRYMKSVIEKGFLYVAQPPLYLIRHGKTATYLYSDKEKDEYMKALGTEKAVIQRYKGLGEMNPEQLWETTMDPEKRVVLKVKLDDYVEAEDTFNILMGDEVVPRRRFIEINAAKVANLDL; encoded by the coding sequence ATGAGCCAACCAGACAGTAGTTACAGTGCAGGTCAGATCAAGATCCTAGAGGGTTTAGAGGCCGTACGCAAGCGTCCCGGAATGTATATCGGAACCCAGGATGAGACCGGGCTCCATAAAATGGTATATGAGGTCGTGGACAACTCCGTCGACGAGGCCATGGCCGGTCATTGTACCGATATCATTATTTCTATTCTTCCTGACAATGTTATCGAAGTGAAAGATAATGGTAGGGGAATTCCTACTGCCATTCACCCGGAGAAAAATATCTCTACAATCGAAGTGGTTATGACCATTCTTCACGCGGGTGGTAAGTTCGAGAACGACGCGTATAAGGTATCAGGTGGTCTGCACGGAGTTGGGGTTTCAGTAGTAAATGCCCTTTCCGAGTGGCTGGAAGTGGAAGTGTACCAAAGCGGCAAGATCCACCAGCAAAAGTATTCCAGAGGGATACCCCAAGGCCCGGTCCAAGTCATTGGAGATTCATCCGACCGAGGCACCGTGGTCCGGTTTAAGCCGGATGCGACCATCTTCACTACTACAGAATTCCAGTATGACGTCCTAACCTCTCGCTTTAGGGAATTAGCCTTCTTAAATAAAGGGCTAAAATTGATCGTTCAGGATAAGAGAAAATCCGAATCGGAAAAGCATGAATTCCTATTCGATGGCGGGATTGTTTCTTTCGTTGAATACTTGAATGAGAATAAGCATCCACTACATAAGACCATTCACTTTGAAAGGAATAAAGATGATGTGATCGCTGAGATCGCCATCCAATATTCCGATACATATTCTGAGAATATCTTCTGTTTTACCAATAATATCAATAATAACTTGGGTGGAACCCACTTAGAAGGCTTCCGCGCCGCGCTTACTAGAACACTTAACGATTTCTTAAAGAAGGACCAACAGCTTTCCAAAAAACAGGCGGCTCTTTCTGGGGAAGACCTGAAAGAAGGAATTACTGCGGTCATTTCCGTAAAAATCCCTCAGCCTCAGTTCAACTCTCAAACGAAAGAAAAATTAGTGAACGCAGAGATCAAGGGGATCATGCAAACTCTTACGGGAGAAGGTCTTTCTCTCTTCTTCGAAGAGAACCCGACGGTTACTAAGAAAATATTAGAAAAATGTATATTAGCTGCTAAAGCTAGAGAAGCAGCTCGTAAAGCAAGAGATCTAACTCGCAGAAAAACAGTTCTCGAAGGTGGCGGTCTTCCTGGTAAACTTGCCGACTGTTCCGAAAAAGATCCTGCTGCTTCCGAACTTTATATTGTTGAGGGAGATTCCGCTGGCGGTTCTGCTAAACAAGGAAGAGATCGAAATTATCAGGCAATTCTTCCGTTAAAAGGAAAGATCCTAAACGTTGAAAAATCCCGTTTGGATAAGATCCTAGGAAACGAAGAAATTCGAACTTTGGTTTCCGCCCTTGGGACCGGGATTGGTGAGGACGAGTTCAACGTGGATAAGATCCGTTATCACAAGATCTTTATCATGACGGATGCGGATATTGACGGATCGCATATTAGAACTTTATTATTAACCTTCTTCTTCCGTTACATGAAATCGGTTATTGAAAAAGGGTTTTTGTATGTGGCCCAACCTCCTCTTTATCTGATCCGTCATGGAAAGACTGCAACCTATTTGTATTCGGATAAAGAGAAAGACGAATACATGAAAGCATTGGGAACGGAAAAGGCTGTCATCCAGCGTTATAAAGGTCTAGGGGAAATGAATCCGGAGCAACTATGGGAAACAACCATGGATCCGGAAAAACGTGTCGTATTAAAAGTGAAGTTAGACGACTATGTGGAAGCCGAAGATACATTTAATATATTGATGGGAGATGAAGTCGTCCCTAGACGTAGATTCATCGAAATTAATGCGGCAAAAGTCGCAAACCTGGATCTTTGA
- a CDS encoding DUF721 domain-containing protein produces MKDSSGMHKIKTEEFKKVLEELGLSEESLSNRIAVQTLSKRWADIIGPIYANQSEPYSIQGDVLIIVTSHTAYKQEILFLKKRILSYSARYLGKDTVRKVEVRIGNLSRKQQKQAYQPVDKTGLDGKQDLISLLEKETDPIAKKRLLELIEYL; encoded by the coding sequence ATGAAAGATAGTTCCGGTATGCATAAGATCAAGACTGAGGAATTCAAGAAGGTCTTAGAAGAATTGGGACTCTCTGAAGAAAGTCTTTCGAATCGGATCGCTGTCCAAACCTTGAGTAAACGTTGGGCGGACATAATCGGTCCTATTTATGCAAATCAATCCGAACCCTATTCAATACAGGGCGATGTCTTAATCATAGTAACTTCTCATACTGCATATAAACAAGAGATCTTATTCTTAAAGAAAAGGATCCTAAGTTATTCGGCACGTTACCTGGGAAAAGATACCGTCCGGAAAGTAGAAGTTCGTATCGGAAATCTATCTCGCAAACAGCAAAAGCAAGCTTATCAACCGGTCGACAAAACTGGTCTAGACGGCAAACAAGACCTAATCTCTCTTCTTGAAAAAGAAACCGATCCTATCGCCAAAAAAAGACTTTTAGAGCTAATTGAATATCTTTAG
- the recF gene encoding DNA replication/repair protein RecF (All proteins in this family for which functions are known are DNA-binding proteins that assist the filamentation of RecA onto DNA for the initiation of recombination or recombinational repair.), which translates to MFLRSLRLLNFRNHEQISLEFHSRLIFFVGENGEGKTNLLEAISMISWLKSFRESEEANLIRWDSDGYYIKGEVERDHKKEIYELGFSKKPVSRRKLKFNQEEVKRRSELVGKFLSVLMTPLDLVIVEGGPVERRRFLDSLLSSLDPSYLADLIEYNKILKQRNALLKTGSSDAGLYEVWNQRLIDKGMILFRKRKEFILEFDPIYQENLKKLSGGRDQLILEYKPSFQDLEDFKQTLSRNLARDRKLGYTSVGIHRDDLFVGEDSRDIMDFASQGQKRSTVISLKAAAFEYYRRKLGRTPILLIDDVIRELDVKRREYFVELVLNSGQAFFTTTDLEGISDYVGRLEDEKQIFLVKNGLVTPHNER; encoded by the coding sequence GTGTTTTTACGAAGCCTGAGGCTTCTCAACTTTAGAAACCACGAACAGATAAGCCTGGAGTTCCATTCCAGGCTTATTTTCTTTGTGGGGGAAAATGGAGAAGGAAAGACCAATCTCTTAGAAGCTATCTCTATGATCTCCTGGCTAAAAAGTTTTAGGGAATCGGAAGAAGCAAATCTTATCCGTTGGGATTCCGACGGTTACTATATCAAAGGCGAAGTAGAAAGAGATCATAAAAAGGAGATCTATGAATTAGGTTTTTCTAAAAAGCCTGTCAGCCGCCGTAAACTTAAATTCAATCAGGAAGAAGTCAAAAGAAGATCCGAATTAGTCGGAAAATTTTTAAGCGTTTTAATGACTCCTTTGGATCTGGTCATCGTAGAAGGTGGACCGGTAGAAAGACGAAGATTCCTGGATAGTTTACTTTCTTCTTTAGATCCTTCTTATCTTGCAGATTTGATTGAATATAATAAAATTTTAAAACAACGGAATGCACTTCTTAAAACCGGTTCTTCGGATGCTGGTTTGTATGAGGTTTGGAACCAAAGATTGATCGATAAGGGTATGATCCTTTTCCGAAAAAGAAAGGAATTCATTCTCGAATTCGATCCCATCTATCAAGAAAATCTGAAAAAGCTTAGCGGGGGAAGGGACCAACTCATTCTAGAATACAAACCCAGCTTTCAAGACTTAGAAGATTTCAAACAAACTCTTTCTCGAAATTTAGCTAGGGATAGGAAGCTCGGATATACTTCTGTAGGAATTCACCGAGACGATCTTTTTGTAGGAGAAGATAGTCGAGATATTATGGATTTCGCTTCCCAAGGCCAAAAAAGAAGTACTGTAATTTCCTTAAAGGCTGCCGCTTTCGAGTATTATAGAAGAAAACTGGGTAGAACGCCCATTCTTCTCATTGATGATGTGATCCGAGAATTAGATGTAAAAAGAAGGGAATATTTCGTGGAGCTGGTACTCAATTCTGGACAAGCATTCTTTACCACGACCGACCTGGAAGGGATCTCTGATTATGTGGGAAGATTAGAGGACGAGAAACAGATCTTTCTTGTAAAAAATGGATTGGTAACTCCTCACAATGAAAGATAG